The nucleotide sequence GAATAAGTCCTTTTTGAATGGAAGCAGCGACTGTCGGTTCAATTGTAACAATCGCGGTGATGACAGCAAAAACGGGAGGCCAGTTAAGGGCTTCACAAATAATAGCTGTGATAAAAACAGCCGTCCCTGTTTTTATAATACGGCTGCCGGGAAGTCGGAAAATATGCATAAAACCACCTGAATCTTTTCATTTTGTCGTACAACCGAGTATACCATATACCGTAAATGCTTTTGGAGGGAAAAAAGGCGGTATCAAAAGCTGTCTATAAAGGACTGATTGCTCAGATGAACACCATGACCATTGAAGGTTTTCATTCCTTCTAAAAGAAGAAGAAGAGAAGAATAGCAACAAAGTCGAGAACTCTCCAAAGATCATGTATACTTTTTCTCTCTTCATCTTTTCTTGTTAGCCTTGCAAGTGTATAGTTTATAATGGAATGATTAGATAGACAGCAAGAGGGTAACTCATTAAATGGATAAAATGTCTAAGTATATGTATATAGTCTTAAATAAGGGTGGTTCAACGTGAAAATCAGAAAAAGCTATTCAAACGGTGAAGAAATAAAAGTATTTATTTATGAGAATAAAAAAGAGGAAACATTTGTTATCGCTGTTCCTTCTATTGAATGGTCGAATTCTTTTACTTATGAAGAGTCAGGAGAGCAATTGGTAGAGCGACTTACAGCTTCTTTGAATCGCACGTCTTTGGATGAACAGGCGGCTTTGGAAATAGCCCAGCGCATTTATCAATGGACATGCGAAATGTAATGGACGTAAAATACTTTTTCCGTTATATTAATTTCTTGTAGAAAGTGAACAACAGGCGAACGGATTTTATTTTTGAAAGGATTGGCTACCATATGGCTTCATTAAAAGAAGAAGTTCTCTCCAGGAGAACATTTGCAATTATTTCCCATCCAGATGCGGGGAAAACGACATTGACTGAGAAACTGCTGCTGTTTGGAGGCGCAATCCGCGATGCCGGGACAGTAAAAGGAAAGAAAACTGGAAAGTTTGCTACATCAGACTGGATGGAAATCGAAAAGCAACGGGGAATTTCCGTTACCTCTTCCGTTATGCAATTCCATTACCAAGATTGTCATGTGAACATTCTTGATACACCGGGACATGAGGATTTCAGTGAAGATACGTATCGTACGCTTATGGCGGTGGATAGTGCCGTCATGATTATTGATGCGGCTAAAGGGATTGAAGCACAGACAAAGAAACTATTTAAAGTATGTAAAATGAGGGGCATCCCAATTTTTACGTTTATTAATAAATTAGACCGTCAATCGAAACCGCCACTTGAACTGCTGGCAGAGCTTGAAGAGGTGCTCGGTATTGAATCCTATCCGATGAACTGGCCAATCGGCATGGGAAAAGAGTTTTTCGGTATTTACGACCGCTTCAACGAACGGATCGAACAATTTCGTACGGAGAAAGAAGAAGACCGTTTTCTTCCTCTCAATGACGAGGGAGAATTAGCAGTGGACCATGAAATTAAAAAATCTGCTTTATATGATCAAATGCTTGAAGAAGTCATGCTGTTGGAAGAAGCGGGCAATGAATTTTCTAAAGAAAGAATCGCAGAAGGAGAACTGACACCTGTCTTTTTCGGCAGTGCCTTAACTAATTTCGGTGTTCAGACGTTTTTAGAAACATACTTGCAATTTGCTCCTCCTCCTCAGCCGCGTCAGTCCGACCAAGGGGAAATTGATCCTGCCGGCGAACAGTTTTCTGGATTTATCTTTAAAATCCAGGCTAATATGAACCCGGCCCATCGTGATCGAATTGCTTTCTTCCGTATCTGTTCAGGGAAATTTGAGCGGGGGATGAGTGTTACGCTGACAAGAACAGGCAAGACATCAAAAGTGTCACAGTCAACACAGTTTCTAGCAGATGACCGCAGTACCGTGAACGAAGCGGTTAGCGGGGACATTATTGGTTTGTACGATACAGGGAACTATCAGATTGGCGACACACTAGTGGGTGGAAAGCCACTCTTCCAATACGAAAAGCTGCCGCAGTTTGCTCCTGAGCTATTTGTCAAAGTGAGCGCTAAAAATGTAATGAAGCAAAAAAGCTTCCATAAAGGCATTGAACAGCTTGTTCAGGAAGGAGCTATTCAGCTCTATAAAACACTGCATACCGAAAACTATATTCTCGGTGCGGTCGGCCAGCTGCAGTTTGAAGTGTTTGAACATCGGATGAAAGGTGAATACAATTCCGAGGTGATCATGGAGCCGATGGGATCTAAAATTGCCCGCTGGGTGGAAAATGAAGAGGCAGTGAAAGAAAGCCTGTCCAGTTCACGAAGCTTACTCGTGAAAGACCGACAAGGAAAGCTCGTCTTTTTATTTGAGAATGAATTTGCGCTCCGCTGGTTTCAGGATAAAAATGAACAAATTAAGCTTTATCATCCACTGGAAGAAGAAACACGTTAATTGCAATAGTTGTATAAAAAATAGTCTGTCCTTAGGACAGACTATTTTTTAAAAAGTTATTATTTTAAAAAAACGATTGACAGTAAAATCATCGTCGTTAATAATGAATAGAGTTACTTCAACGCATAAAAGCGTTCAAGCAAAAAAGTTAGGGACAACATTTGAGGTGGACATAATGTTTAGAATTGAATCAAAGGCAAAGCCTTCTTTGTCGGCTGCACTTATTTTAACGATAATGATCGTAGCATTGATCAGCTTCTCGATCATCAAACTTGAATCTGTGCCGCATATTCCTATTCTGCTTGCTATTTTTGTGTTGCTTACGTATGGTGCTTTTAAAAAAATCCCGTTAAGAGCAATGGAAGAGGGGATGATTGACGGGGCAAAAAGCGGAATGGGTGCTGTTTTTATTTTCTTTCTTATTGGTGTGCTAATTAGCAGTTGGATGTTGTCAGGTACAATTCCTACAATGATCTATACAGCTTTCGACCTTGTTACCCCGCACTTTTTTATAGCATTGTTTTTATTGTGACAGCGATCGTCGGACTAGGCATTGGAAGTTCGTTAACCACTGTTGCTACGATTGGTGTTGCTTTTCTAGGGGTAAGCCAGGCTGTGGATGCTTCAGCCGCCATTACAGCTGGAGCTATTGTATCCGGCGCTTTCTTTGGAGACAAAATGTCCCCGCTTTCAGATACGACGAACCTGGCAGCATCCATTGTCGGTGTGGACTTGTTTACGCACATACGTAATATGTGCTGGACAACCGTTCCCGCTTTTTTTATCACACTTGTTTTATTCGGTGTTATTTCACCGCAAGTGGAACAGACACAATTTCCGAAAGTAGAGGCCATTAAGGTGGCATTAGAAAAAATGGACCTCATTCATTGGTATGCATGGCTGCCGCTCTTGCTGCTTTTCGTCTTATCGGTGAAGAAGGTGTCGCCAATTGTTACACTTGCCCTCAGCTCCGTATTCGGCGTACTGCTATCTTTTTTCCATTCTGGGAAATCTTTTCCTGAAGTATGGGCCATCCTATTTTCTGGCTTTGTGTCAAAGACAGGAAATGCGGATGTGGATGCTTTGCTGACAAGAGGGGGACTTGACAGCATGATGTTTACTGTTTCCCTTGTCTTGCTCTCTTTGGGGTTGGGTGGACTTTTATTTTCGCTTGGCATCGTGCCTCGCTTATTTGAAGCCATTGAGCAGTATTTACGAAAAGTGGGCAGCACAGTGGCAGCCGCCGCTTTTTCTGCGATCGGCATTAACTTTATTATTGGTGAGCAATATTTATCGATTCTACTAACAGGAGAAGCTTTTAAACATCAATTCGAGAAAGTCGGATTGGCGCGAAAAAATTTATCGAGAACATTAGAAGATGCCGGCACAGTTATTAATCCACTTGTTCCTTGGGGCGTATGTGGTGTATTTATAACGAAGATGCTTGGCGTGGCGACTATCGATTATGCACCATTTGCTTTTTTCTGTCTATTGAGTCCAGTGCTTACTATTTTGTATGGGATGACTGGGTGGACATTAACAAAAAAGTAGTCGCATAAAAAAGAAGAGCGCACAGTGCGTTCTTCTTTTTTATAGATTTTTCTTTAGTTGTATGAATCTGCCATTAAAGTTGAACAGTATATAGCAGTGCATTATAGTTAAAAGGACAAATCATTTAAAAGTGAAAACTAGCCGAAAGGAGATTTATTTTGAGAATCAGCAACTTTTCTATCAAGAGACCTGTTTTTACGACCGTAGTTATGTTTTTAATAATCATTCTCGGCGTAGTTTCTTTATTAAAAATACCATTGAAATTGATTCCTGATATTAATCCTCCGATTGCCGTTGTTGTCACCTCTTATGAAGGGGCAAGCCCGG is from Bacillus sp. PK3_68 and encodes:
- a CDS encoding Na+/H+ antiporter NhaC family protein, which translates into the protein MTAIVGLGIGSSLTTVATIGVAFLGVSQAVDASAAITAGAIVSGAFFGDKMSPLSDTTNLAASIVGVDLFTHIRNMCWTTVPAFFITLVLFGVISPQVEQTQFPKVEAIKVALEKMDLIHWYAWLPLLLLFVLSVKKVSPIVTLALSSVFGVLLSFFHSGKSFPEVWAILFSGFVSKTGNADVDALLTRGGLDSMMFTVSLVLLSLGLGGLLFSLGIVPRLFEAIEQYLRKVGSTVAAAAFSAIGINFIIGEQYLSILLTGEAFKHQFEKVGLARKNLSRTLEDAGTVINPLVPWGVCGVFITKMLGVATIDYAPFAFFCLLSPVLTILYGMTGWTLTKK
- a CDS encoding YueH family protein, producing the protein MKIRKSYSNGEEIKVFIYENKKEETFVIAVPSIEWSNSFTYEESGEQLVERLTASLNRTSLDEQAALEIAQRIYQWTCEM
- a CDS encoding peptide chain release factor 3, producing the protein MASLKEEVLSRRTFAIISHPDAGKTTLTEKLLLFGGAIRDAGTVKGKKTGKFATSDWMEIEKQRGISVTSSVMQFHYQDCHVNILDTPGHEDFSEDTYRTLMAVDSAVMIIDAAKGIEAQTKKLFKVCKMRGIPIFTFINKLDRQSKPPLELLAELEEVLGIESYPMNWPIGMGKEFFGIYDRFNERIEQFRTEKEEDRFLPLNDEGELAVDHEIKKSALYDQMLEEVMLLEEAGNEFSKERIAEGELTPVFFGSALTNFGVQTFLETYLQFAPPPQPRQSDQGEIDPAGEQFSGFIFKIQANMNPAHRDRIAFFRICSGKFERGMSVTLTRTGKTSKVSQSTQFLADDRSTVNEAVSGDIIGLYDTGNYQIGDTLVGGKPLFQYEKLPQFAPELFVKVSAKNVMKQKSFHKGIEQLVQEGAIQLYKTLHTENYILGAVGQLQFEVFEHRMKGEYNSEVIMEPMGSKIARWVENEEAVKESLSSSRSLLVKDRQGKLVFLFENEFALRWFQDKNEQIKLYHPLEEETR